The nucleotide sequence AGGATCGACGAAGCGCTGAATATCCAGGCCGCGTCGCATTGCCTGGGAGACGAAGCCGGTTTCGCGATTCGTCATAATCAGGTGATCTGGTTTAGGACTGAGGAAGGCGACATGCTGGTGTCCGTGATCGGCGAGATAGTCGGCTGCCTTTTCGCCTAGAAGAACATCATTCGCACCTACACAGTCACCCGCGCAACCTTGTGGTCTGCCAAGGAGCCAGACTGATGGAATGCGAGAAAGTCGTTCCATTAATGTTCTATTGGATTCGATCAGCATTTTTCCCTGCAGGGCACCAATGAGGAACAGACCATCCGTCTGGTCAAAATCCAGATGAGCAGGGACTGCCTGCAGGTCGGGAATATGGGCGATCTGAAAACGGACACCCAGTTCAGAGAACGCGTCTTCGACTCCGCTGATCGCAGAGCTGACGACTGGGAGTGAAATTAAAGAGCGATCCAGTCCCAGGGAGACAACGAGCAATCGTTTTCCGGCCAGGACGCTGCCTGGGTTCTGGCTGTTTTCTTTCTTAGGACGGCGGCGCCTGAGGGGGCGATAGTCTAGCGATTCAGCGACCTGGCGAATTCGCTGCTTGGCGGCATCACTGATGGAAGGGTCGTCACGCAATGCACGGCTGACTGTGCTGACGGCGCAGTCAGCCGCTTTGGCGACTGTCTTTACCGTGACGAGTTCAGCAGTCTTATTCATAGCAGACCTCAGGCTTCCTGAAAGATCAAAGATAATGAATGTGACGCAATTTGATGCACATAAGCAGGGAAATTAAAACCACCCGTTTCCTTGAGTCTATCTCGTGATACTCAAATAGATACTTAATGTAAAGCGGAAATACAGCGATTCTCTGAAAATAGCTTTAAGAAGAATCAGAGAAACATTGAAATCACGCCACGCAAATAAGTGTTATTTGCGTGGCGTGGAAGATTACGGGCAGCTGGGAGAGGGCTTAAACAATTACTCTGCAGGAAGTTGAGTATGGGGGTGGGGTGGAATGGTAGCTGGAGTTATTTCAGAAAATCAGCTTCTTTCAAACTCAGCCTTACGGGGCCCTGCATGGTGGTGATCCAGAGTTCTCCGGGCGTAATTTCCGTGACATACGGATATGAGACACGGTTTTCGTATTTCTTCCCGGCTGGTGTCAGATCGCGGGCGATGACAACCGGCTCACTCCAGGTTTTACATTCATCGTCGGAAAAGGCGATCGACAATTCTTCCCGTCGCCCGAGTTTGCGATCGGGGTCACGGAAGCGGTTCCAGAGCATGACAATCCGTCCGCTTTCCAGTCGCTGCAGGATGGCGGGCGAACTGCTGGCCGGGATCTCTGAAGGTTGAATGGTGCGCCACGAGGCGCCTTCGTCAGTCGAGTAGGCTTCCCAGAAGCGTCCGAATTTTGTGCGGATTAAGGCATAGATGCGACCATCTTTCAGTTCAACGATCGTCCCTTCCATGGCGCCGTCATGATCGCCTGAACCGCCGAGGTCAATCATGTTGCTGTGGTTCCAGGTGGCTCCTTCATCATCGGAGTAATAGGTCAGCATGACATGTCGACCCGGATTGGCAATGGTCTGGGAGACGACAACGATAATGCGACCGGAGCGCGTCTGAATGATACTGCGGACGGCACCGCACCAGCCATGGTCCTGCAGGATCTGAGGCGGAAGCCATGACTTTCCGTTATCGGTACTGCGCACGATGTACACCGGGAGATAACAATCGGGCTGTGGGCCTCCCTGTTTATCGTTCCAGTGAAATTTGCGTTCCGCCAGATTCATATAGGCCAGGACAATGGTTCTTTTTTTTGTCTGCAGCAGCGCGCGTTCGTTACTGGTATGGAACCTGGACGGTTCCTGGTACAGGGGGGTAGCTTCCCAGGTTTTTCCCTGATCGGTGCTGAGTAAAGACTGTTTTGCATCGGGAGCCAGCAGGTTGCCATTCTGCAGTTTAATAAAGGGGCCCAGGTGCTGATGCGGTAGTTTTTTCGTCTGGGGATGGTTCCATTCCGCCTGTGTGACTGATGATGAGAAGCAGATTGAAACGAGGAACGAGGCTATGATGAAGCGCTGCAGCATTTCGGAAAACCTTATAATCCAATTGAGTAAAGTCAGTCTTTCAGTTCGAAGTCAACGTTGAACGGGTCATGGCCTGCTTCTACTGTCGCCTCAAGCTGAGAGTCTTTGTAATACTTTTCGGGAACATTGATGG is from Gimesia maris and encodes:
- a CDS encoding LacI family DNA-binding transcriptional regulator produces the protein MNKTAELVTVKTVAKAADCAVSTVSRALRDDPSISDAAKQRIRQVAESLDYRPLRRRRPKKENSQNPGSVLAGKRLLVVSLGLDRSLISLPVVSSAISGVEDAFSELGVRFQIAHIPDLQAVPAHLDFDQTDGLFLIGALQGKMLIESNRTLMERLSRIPSVWLLGRPQGCAGDCVGANDVLLGEKAADYLADHGHQHVAFLSPKPDHLIMTNRETGFVSQAMRRGLDIQRFVDPPSRGWKLPIKPPLSTDAVQHLVDQLLNASKRPTAIFAGADSVAAVVYGSLARRGIKVGDEISVISGNNDHAFITGLYPHLTTFDIHAHDIGRLAVRQLETRLSMNNAIANVDLTLEPHLTPGESVRQL
- a CDS encoding sialidase family protein, with amino-acid sequence MLQRFIIASFLVSICFSSSVTQAEWNHPQTKKLPHQHLGPFIKLQNGNLLAPDAKQSLLSTDQGKTWEATPLYQEPSRFHTSNERALLQTKKRTIVLAYMNLAERKFHWNDKQGGPQPDCYLPVYIVRSTDNGKSWLPPQILQDHGWCGAVRSIIQTRSGRIIVVVSQTIANPGRHVMLTYYSDDEGATWNHSNMIDLGGSGDHDGAMEGTIVELKDGRIYALIRTKFGRFWEAYSTDEGASWRTIQPSEIPASSSPAILQRLESGRIVMLWNRFRDPDRKLGRREELSIAFSDDECKTWSEPVVIARDLTPAGKKYENRVSYPYVTEITPGELWITTMQGPVRLSLKEADFLK